The following proteins are co-located in the Nonlabens ponticola genome:
- a CDS encoding LptF/LptG family permease — protein sequence MFILILQAIWLYIKDIAGKDIDTVTILKFMMYTIPVIVPLALPLSILLASIMVFGNMAENYEFAAMKSNGISLQRAMRSLTIVIFSLGITSFVFANTVIPWGNLKQRNLRRNIAKVKPAMAISKGSFNQLGDINIKVADKTGDVGQYLTDVIIHKKNPKRSGNFTTIKSATGELKSSLKSDIIQLVLEDGNYYEDLFVTDNKKRASSPFLRTEFDTYTLNVDVSELNDVDMDNESVTDDHQMLKINELKTQIDSFSSDYNENLKVYHSNQHEKWSPGGLDDTISKYLDSTETTEPIFERLTVYDQRRTVDGASNKVKQQQAALVTRGKQLQRERVRLNKYEIEIHKKYVLGVACIILFFIGAPLGAIIRKGGMGLPLVVATIFFLSYHFIGIFAEKAAAEGAFPAWIGAWMSTAIIFPIGIFLTYRATTDQGFFDLGGAINGLMDRFKKKPKSVATIS from the coding sequence ATGTTTATTCTCATCCTGCAAGCCATATGGCTTTACATTAAGGATATTGCTGGTAAGGATATTGATACGGTTACCATCTTGAAGTTCATGATGTACACGATACCTGTCATCGTGCCGCTAGCGTTGCCTCTTAGTATATTATTAGCATCCATCATGGTTTTTGGTAACATGGCAGAAAACTATGAGTTTGCCGCTATGAAGTCTAATGGTATCTCACTACAACGTGCGATGCGATCCTTGACCATCGTCATTTTCTCATTGGGAATTACATCGTTTGTTTTTGCAAATACGGTAATTCCTTGGGGAAATCTCAAACAAAGAAACCTGCGTAGAAATATTGCTAAAGTCAAACCAGCAATGGCGATAAGTAAGGGCTCTTTTAATCAATTAGGTGATATCAACATCAAAGTAGCTGACAAGACTGGTGATGTAGGACAATACTTGACTGATGTTATTATACACAAGAAAAACCCGAAACGCTCGGGTAATTTTACTACGATAAAAAGTGCCACAGGTGAATTAAAAAGTTCACTAAAGTCAGACATTATCCAGTTAGTGCTGGAAGATGGTAATTACTATGAGGATCTTTTTGTTACTGATAATAAAAAACGAGCCAGCTCGCCATTTTTAAGAACTGAGTTTGATACCTATACGCTTAATGTGGATGTCTCAGAACTTAATGATGTGGATATGGATAACGAGAGCGTTACCGATGATCATCAAATGCTTAAAATCAATGAGCTGAAAACACAAATCGATTCTTTCTCATCAGATTATAATGAGAACTTAAAGGTCTATCATTCAAACCAGCATGAAAAATGGTCGCCAGGTGGACTTGATGATACAATTTCAAAATACCTTGACAGCACAGAGACTACAGAGCCTATTTTTGAACGATTAACAGTCTATGACCAGCGACGCACCGTCGATGGAGCTTCCAATAAAGTAAAGCAACAGCAGGCAGCGTTGGTAACTAGAGGAAAACAGTTGCAACGGGAACGGGTACGACTCAATAAATATGAGATTGAGATTCATAAAAAATATGTGCTGGGCGTTGCCTGTATCATATTGTTCTTTATTGGTGCACCGTTAGGAGCAATCATACGTAAAGGTGGTATGGGCTTACCACTAGTAGTTGCAACCATCTTCTTTCTTTCGTACCATTTTATAGGGATTTTTGCAGAAAAAGCCGCTGCCGAAGGTGCTTTTCCTGCCTGGATTGGCGCCTGGATGAGTACGGCTATTATTTTCCCGATAGGAATCTTCCTTACCTATCGAGCCACTACTGATCAAGGCTTCTTTGACTTAGGTGGAGCCATCAATGGACTCATGGATAGGTTTAAAAAGAAACCAAAATCCGTAGCGACCATTTCATAA
- the ribB gene encoding 3,4-dihydroxy-2-butanone-4-phosphate synthase, with protein sequence MTTATAGAAIKLDRIEDAIQDIKDGKVIIVVDDENRENEGDFLASAQSVTPQMINFMATHGRGLICCPITPQRVKELDLNMMVNNNSDPMETAFTVSVDLRGHGVTTGISASDRALTIQAMINPETQPHDLSKPGHIFPLKAKDGGVLRRTGHTEAAIDFARLAGHKPAGVIVEIMNEDGTMARLPQLIEVARKHDLKLVSIEDLVAYRMKHDSLIVKKEDFELKTRFGTYRLRAYQQTTNDQIHLALTLGDWNKEDTVLTRMNSTQVNNDLFSTLTSEADRKLDAMFERLNQEGKGAIVFINQQFEPENMLGRLEELKDLQLNGKVKAPRRNLDNKDYGIGAQILHDLDITKLKLMTNSEQSKRIGMIGYDLEIKEIVSY encoded by the coding sequence ATGACAACAGCTACAGCAGGTGCGGCCATCAAGTTAGACCGCATCGAAGACGCTATTCAAGATATTAAGGACGGTAAGGTAATCATCGTGGTAGATGATGAAAATCGTGAGAATGAAGGTGATTTTCTCGCCAGTGCACAAAGTGTAACGCCACAAATGATCAATTTTATGGCAACGCATGGTCGTGGATTGATCTGTTGTCCTATCACGCCACAGCGAGTCAAGGAACTGGACTTGAACATGATGGTCAATAACAATTCTGACCCTATGGAGACGGCGTTTACCGTATCTGTGGATTTGCGAGGTCATGGTGTCACTACCGGTATTAGTGCCAGTGATAGAGCACTTACCATACAGGCAATGATAAATCCAGAGACGCAACCGCACGACCTGAGTAAACCTGGACACATATTCCCACTCAAGGCAAAAGATGGTGGCGTGCTAAGACGCACTGGCCATACTGAAGCTGCAATTGATTTTGCACGATTGGCAGGACACAAACCAGCTGGTGTTATTGTCGAGATCATGAATGAGGACGGCACCATGGCGAGATTGCCGCAATTAATTGAAGTTGCCAGAAAACATGATCTCAAACTGGTAAGCATCGAGGATCTCGTGGCCTATCGCATGAAACACGATAGTCTCATTGTAAAAAAAGAGGACTTTGAACTCAAGACGCGCTTTGGAACATATAGATTGAGAGCCTATCAACAAACTACTAACGATCAGATACATCTAGCTTTGACATTGGGCGACTGGAACAAAGAAGACACGGTTTTAACAAGAATGAATAGCACCCAAGTGAACAATGACCTCTTCTCTACCCTAACGAGTGAAGCTGATCGCAAGCTGGATGCCATGTTTGAGCGTTTAAATCAAGAAGGTAAAGGAGCCATCGTATTCATCAACCAGCAGTTTGAACCAGAAAATATGCTGGGTAGATTAGAAGAATTAAAGGATCTGCAACTCAATGGCAAGGTAAAAGCGCCACGCCGCAATCTTGATAACAAGGACTATGGTATTGGCGCACAAATTCTGCATGACTTGGATATTACCAAGCTCAAATTGATGACTAATAGCGAGCAAAGTAAACGCATAGGCATGATAGGCTATGACCTTGAAATAAAGGAGATTGTTAGTTATTGA
- the murQ gene encoding N-acetylmuramic acid 6-phosphate etherase, translated as MSQHNYTEQDSRHHDLELKSTGELLEAINAEDQVVAKAIQKILPEIEKLVDAIVLRMRDGGRLFYIGAGTSGRLGILDASECPPTFGVSPDKVIGIIAGGDQAIRNAVENAEDDQTQALKDLEKHDINTKDIVIGIAASGRTPYVLAGIKACKDRKILTGGITCNPESPLDLAAQHSLVAVVGPEFVTGSSRMKAGTAQKMILNMISTSVMIKLGHVKGNKMVDMQLSNDKLVDRGARMIMQATKMDYETSQKMLKKYGSVRGVLDHIDLC; from the coding sequence ATGTCACAGCACAACTACACAGAACAGGATTCCAGACATCATGATCTCGAATTGAAGTCTACTGGCGAGCTATTGGAAGCTATCAATGCCGAAGATCAAGTTGTCGCTAAAGCCATTCAAAAAATCCTTCCTGAGATTGAAAAGCTAGTAGACGCGATTGTGTTAAGAATGAGAGATGGCGGCAGATTGTTTTACATAGGTGCAGGCACGAGCGGTCGATTGGGAATACTAGATGCTAGTGAGTGCCCACCGACTTTTGGCGTTTCGCCAGACAAGGTCATTGGGATTATTGCAGGTGGTGATCAAGCGATTAGAAATGCCGTAGAAAATGCAGAAGATGATCAAACCCAAGCACTAAAAGATCTTGAAAAGCACGACATTAACACGAAGGATATTGTCATAGGCATTGCCGCGAGCGGTCGCACACCTTATGTACTTGCAGGAATTAAGGCTTGTAAGGACCGCAAGATTCTTACTGGCGGTATAACCTGTAATCCTGAAAGTCCACTTGATCTCGCAGCCCAGCATTCTCTAGTTGCTGTCGTCGGCCCAGAATTTGTTACCGGTAGCAGCCGCATGAAAGCTGGAACAGCCCAAAAAATGATATTGAATATGATATCTACTAGCGTCATGATAAAATTGGGACATGTTAAAGGTAATAAGATGGTGGATATGCAATTGAGCAATGACAAGCTGGTTGATCGCGGTGCTCGTATGATCATGCAAGCCACAAAAATGGATTATGAAACCTCGCAGAAAATGCTCAAAAAATACGGTAGCGTGCGAGGAGTCCTGGATCATATAGATTTGTGCTAA
- a CDS encoding DUF6095 family protein, with amino-acid sequence MKQASTDREILGKGVKRLLLALPFFILGPTLIFIGAGSEHPIIFLMPGIAFAILAVYFMFSGINTILDSMFKTKKTR; translated from the coding sequence ATGAAACAAGCATCAACAGACCGTGAGATTTTGGGTAAAGGTGTCAAACGTTTATTACTGGCACTACCCTTTTTCATTTTGGGACCAACGCTGATCTTTATAGGAGCTGGAAGTGAGCATCCCATTATTTTTTTAATGCCTGGAATAGCCTTTGCAATTCTGGCTGTCTATTTTATGTTTTCGGGAATCAATACGATTCTAGACTCCATGTTCAAAACCAAAAAAACTAGATAA
- a CDS encoding OstA-like protein, with product MNKFLAFIICLILSANVFAQTEQPQDSLIKISSGFTTINEKLFPGAVVYLRNDAKQVYAKHQGIEMYCDRAVFYEKSNFIKAIGNVRMIQGDSIRMNSKYAEYNGNSKLAYAAGQVNMKSPESTLSTDTLYFDRARQQAFYRSGGTVKDTASTLKSRVGRYYLNDKKYVFLDDVVVTNPEYVINSNHLNFYSETGHTYMYGPSTITGATSKVYCERGFYDTRADEGYFVKNSSIDYNDRNVKGDSLYFNRNNSFASATNNIEITDTINNSVIRGHYAEVYRAKDSVFITKRAVAISVQEADSVYIHADTLLVTGKENDRLVRAYPDARFYKSDLSGKADSIASKQITGLTKMIRKPIMWSGLSQITGDSIHLQSNTVTEQIDSLRVFYNAFIVDQDSSGGFNQIKGKELIGLFENNEMTVVNIDKNVENLIYVRNDTDELIGINKGTSGRMQIEFEESEMVVITNFDQPRDITYPLEEIAENARTLRGLDWRGDEMLRSKEDLFKGKPLPQLIQIQGLPLPEVEEAFFTKENQEQLNKNSSLSKEDLENREEDELENIQDPDN from the coding sequence ATGAATAAATTCTTAGCTTTTATAATATGTCTGATACTATCAGCTAATGTATTTGCACAGACTGAGCAGCCGCAAGACTCGTTGATCAAAATAAGCTCTGGTTTTACAACTATTAATGAGAAACTTTTCCCAGGTGCTGTAGTGTACTTGCGTAATGATGCAAAACAAGTCTATGCAAAACATCAAGGAATAGAGATGTACTGCGATCGCGCTGTGTTCTATGAGAAGAGCAACTTTATAAAAGCCATTGGGAATGTACGTATGATTCAAGGTGACAGCATACGCATGAACTCTAAATATGCGGAGTACAACGGTAATTCAAAACTTGCCTATGCCGCTGGACAGGTAAATATGAAAAGTCCAGAATCAACTTTATCTACTGATACCCTATATTTTGATCGCGCGAGACAGCAAGCCTTTTATCGCAGCGGCGGCACAGTAAAAGATACAGCAAGCACATTAAAAAGTCGTGTAGGTCGATACTATTTGAACGACAAAAAGTATGTTTTTCTAGATGATGTAGTCGTAACTAATCCGGAATATGTCATCAATTCCAACCATCTCAATTTTTATAGTGAAACAGGTCACACTTATATGTATGGTCCATCAACTATCACAGGCGCTACGAGTAAGGTCTATTGTGAGCGAGGATTTTATGATACCAGAGCCGATGAGGGCTATTTTGTCAAGAACAGTAGCATTGATTATAATGATAGAAATGTAAAAGGCGATAGCCTTTATTTCAATCGCAACAACAGTTTTGCCAGCGCTACCAATAATATTGAAATAACTGATACCATCAACAACAGTGTCATACGTGGCCACTATGCAGAGGTCTATAGGGCTAAAGATTCGGTTTTCATCACAAAAAGAGCCGTCGCCATATCAGTTCAAGAAGCTGATAGTGTCTATATACACGCAGACACCTTACTAGTAACAGGTAAAGAAAATGATAGGCTTGTTAGAGCCTATCCAGACGCTCGATTTTATAAAAGTGACTTGAGCGGCAAGGCAGATAGCATCGCGTCCAAGCAAATTACTGGATTGACTAAGATGATTAGAAAACCAATTATGTGGAGCGGCCTAAGCCAAATAACAGGTGACAGCATACATCTGCAATCTAACACTGTGACAGAGCAGATTGACTCCTTGCGAGTATTCTATAATGCCTTTATTGTCGATCAGGATTCTAGCGGTGGCTTTAATCAAATAAAGGGTAAGGAACTTATCGGTTTGTTTGAAAACAATGAGATGACCGTAGTCAATATCGACAAGAATGTTGAGAATTTGATCTATGTACGCAACGATACAGATGAATTAATAGGTATCAATAAAGGCACCAGTGGTAGAATGCAGATAGAGTTTGAAGAAAGCGAAATGGTCGTCATCACTAACTTTGATCAACCGCGAGACATCACTTATCCATTAGAGGAAATCGCAGAAAATGCCCGAACGTTACGCGGTCTTGATTGGCGTGGCGATGAGATGCTCAGGAGCAAGGAAGATCTTTTTAAAGGCAAGCCTTTACCGCAACTAATACAAATTCAAGGATTGCCATTGCCCGAGGTTGAAGAGGCGTTTTTCACCAAAGAAAATCAAGAGCAGCTCAACAAGAACTCGTCGCTCTCAAAAGAAGATCTTGAGAACCGCGAGGAAGATGAGTTAGAAAACATTCAGGATCCAGATAATTGA